The proteins below come from a single Chelmon rostratus isolate fCheRos1 chromosome 12, fCheRos1.pri, whole genome shotgun sequence genomic window:
- the LOC121615107 gene encoding integrin alpha-6-like isoform X2 → MADRITCRLWLAVFLLGCGRLSAFNLDSENVLRKSGDPGSLFGFSLAMHRQLDPVDKRMLLVGAPRAKALSGQKAKVTGGLYSCDMSSPDCSRVIFDDSEDTARESKENQWMGVSVSSQGPGGKIMTCAHRYQRRSNVNTPIESRDIIGRCYVLSQDLTINPSSSEDGGSWHFCESRPRGHEMFGSCQQGLSARFDKDFHYLIFGAPGAYNWKGVVRLEQKNDTFLEMGIYDDGPFEVGDESEKNPDLVPAPANSYLGFSLDSGKSLTKKGQLTVVAGAPRANLSGAVVLLKKGADTSNILLEEYTLEGEGLASSFGYDLAVLDLNKDGWQDIVVGAPQYFEKEGVIGGAVYVFVNKAGKWNKVMPTRIDGPQDSMFGLAVENLGDINQDGYHDFAVGAPYTDGGAGTVYIYHGSATGLSSKKAAQVLSGQPLGVRLFGYSLAGNMDLDRNSYPDLAVGSLSDAVFVYRARPVINIKKEIKFSPKEIDLTKKNCGNTFCLSVEACFTYTANPKSYSPSLTVAYTLEADSDRTKNGLIPRATFSEANEQSYESKGTITLNSKGQKQCVTRQLAIKENIKDKLRGIPIEVSVEIQDAKRKRRQSSTPQLPPVLDANEPMTTRSEVHFLKEGCGSDNVCQSNLQVKYRYGYRTTDEDTFTPLGLENGVPVISLSNQKDIALEVKVTNLNGDDAYEASVLASFPRSVTYSAFRVPPTERHVTCVANKNGSQADCEIGNPFKRDSETTFYIILGTSGISLNTTELEIDLQLETTSDQQKIAPVKAKAKVAIMLQLSVSGQAQPSQVYFTGEVKGEAAMKSESEIGSAITHQFRIINLGKRLTDFGTATLDIDWPKETEQGKWLLYLMKITSTGVDHIECSPKGEINPLNKEPSNSRTRRAADNTQGSEEGTILRSTDKRKSKTLSCDNGAKCVRIKCPLRGLDSNAVITLNSRLWNGTFIEDYSKLHHVEVIVRASLHVDSTTKNTVLQNAETQVRLTVFPERRAAQYGGVPWWIIVLSVLLGLLLLALLAFLLWKCGVFGKKNKEDPSEKERLTSNA, encoded by the exons ATGGCGGACAGGATCACCTGCCGACTGTGGCTGGCCGTCTTTCTCCTGGGATGCGGACGACTGTCCGCTTTCAACCTGGACAGCGAGAACGTCCTGCGGAAGAGCGGGGATCCGGGCAGCCTGTTCGGCTTCTCTCTCGCCATGCACCGGCAGCTCGATCCGGTGGACAAGAGAAT GCTGCTGGTTGGTGCCCCGAGAGCAAAAGCCTTGAGTGGTCAAAAGGCTAAAGTGACAGGAGGACTGTACAGCTGTGACATGAGCTCACCTGATTGCTCCAGGGTTATTTTTGACGATAGCG AGGATACAGCCAGAGAAAGCAAAGAGAACCAGTGGATGGGAGTGTCAGTCAGCAGTCAGGGACCAGGAGGCAAGATTATG ACCTGCGCCCACCGCTACCAGCGCCGGAGCAATGTGAACACACCCATTGAATCCCGGGACATTATCGGCCGCTGCTACGTGCTGAGTCAGGACTTGACTATCAACCCGTCTTCAAGTGAGGATGGAGGCAGCTGGCATTTCTGCGAGAGCCGGCCCAGAGGCCACGAGATGTTTGGCTCCTGCCAGCAGGGCCTCTCTGCCAGGTTCGACAAGGACTTCCACTACCTCATCTTTGGGGCCCCGGGAGCTTACAACTGGAAAG GTGTGGTACGCTTGGAACAAAAGAACGACACCTTCTTAGAGATGGGCATCTATGACGATGGTCCTTTTGAGGTGGGAGATGAGAGCGAAAAGAACCCTGACCTGGTTCCTGCTCCTGCAAACAGCTACCTTG gctTCTCCCTGGACTCGGGGAAGAGTCTGACCAAGAAGGGCCAGCTGACAGTGGTGGCGGGAGCTCCGCGAGCGAACCTCAGCGGGGCGGTGGTGCTGCTTAAGAAGGGCGCGGACACTAGCAACATCCTGCTGGAAGAGTACACCCTGGAAGGGGAAGGGCTGGCCTCGTCTTTCGGCTACGATCTGGCCGTGCTGGATCTTAACAAGGACGG CTGGCAGGACATAGTGGTGGGGGCACCTCAGTACTTTGAGAAGGAAGGAGTAATTGGAGGAGCCGTCTACGTCTTCGTCAACAAAGCCGGAAAGTGGAACAAAGTCATGCCCACCAGAATCGATGGACCTCAGGACTCCATGTTTGGCCTGGCTGTGGAAAACTTGGGAGACATCAATCAGGATGGTTACCATG ATTTTGCTGTGGGGGCTCCTTATACGGATGGTGGTGCAGGGACTGTTTACATCTACCATGGATCAGCCACAGGTCTCAGCTCGAAGAAAGCTGCACAG GTTCTGTCCGGCCAGCCTTTAGGAGTCCGGCTTTTTGGCTACTCTTTGGCAGGCAACATGGACCTGGATAGGAACTCATACCCTGACCTGGCTGTGGGATCCCTCTCTGACGCCGTCTTTGTCTACAG AGCCCGTCCAGTTATCAACATCAAGAAGGAAATCAAGTTCTCACCGAAGGAAATCGACCTCACCAAAAAGAACTGTGGCAACACCTTCTG CTTGAGTGTTGAGGCATGCTTCACCTACACCGCCAACCCCAAGAGCTACTCTCCCAGTCTGA CGGTGGCGTACACCCTCGAGGCCGACAGTGACCGCACAAAGAACGGTCTTATCCCCAGGGCCACCTTCTCCGAGGCCAATGAGCAGAGCTACGAATCCAAAGGGACCATCACCTTGAACAGCAAAGGACAGAAACAGTGCGTTACACGTCAGCTCGCCATAAAG GAAAATATCAAAGACAAGCTGCGCGGGATCCCCATCGAAGTGTCAGTGGAGATCCAGGACGCCAAACGCAAGCGCAGACAGAGCTCAACTCCTCAGCTGCCACCCGTCCTGGACGCCAATGAGCCCATGACGACTCgatcagag GTGCATTTCCTGAAGGAAGGATGTGGCAGTGACAATGTTTGTCAGAGCAACTTGCAGGTGAAATATCGCTACGGCTACAGGACAACTGACGAAGACACATTCACTCCATTAGGACT GGAGAACGGCGTGCCGGTGATCTCGCTCAGCAACCAAAAGGACATCGCCCTGGAGGTCAAAGTAACCAATCTGAACGGAGATGATGCGTACGAAGCCTCTGTGCTCGCCTCCTTCCCACGCTCTGTTACCTACTCTGCGTTCCGCGTTCCACCAACT GAGCGGCATGTAACCTGTGTAGCCAATAAAAATGGTTCCCAGGCTGATTGTGAGATTGGAAACCCCTTCAAACGAGACTCAGAG ACGACCTTCTACATCATCCTGGGTACATCAGGCATCTCTCTCAACACTACTGAACTGGAGATTGATCTTCAGCTTGAGAC TACGAGCGACCAGCAGAAAATAGCCCCTGTTAAAGCGAAGGCAAAGGTGGCCATCATGTTGCAGCTGTCTGTATCAgg ACAAGCCCAGCCATCTCAGGTCTACTTCACaggagaggtcaaaggtgaggCGGCCATGAAGAGTGAGAGTGAAATTGGCAGCGCCATCACACACCAGTTCAGA ATCATCAATCTGGGAAAGCGCCTGACAGACTTCGGCACCGCCACCCTCGACATCGACTGGCCAAAGGAGACGGAGCAGGGGAAGTGGCTGCTCTACCTGATGAAGATCACCTCCACTGGAGTGGACCATATAGAGTGCTCTCCTAAAGGGGAGATCAACCCTCTTAACAAG GAACCAAGTAACTCCAGGACGAGAAGAGCAGCAGATAACACCCAGGGAAGTGAGGAGGGCACTATTTTACGTTCAACTGACAAAAGGAAATCTAAAACTCTG TCCTGTGACAACGGGGCAAAATGTGTGAGGATAAAGTGCCCCCTGCGGGGCCTGGACAGTAATGCAGTCATCACTCTCAACTCTCGCCTCTGGAACGGCACCTTCATAGAG GATTATTCCAAGTTACACCATGTGGAGGTGATAGTGAGGGCCTCTCTGCATGTTGATAgcacaacaaagaacacagtGCTGCAAAACGCTGAGACACAG GTGAGACTGACGGTGTTCCCAGAGAGGCGTGCAGCCCAGTATGGAGGAGTGCCATGGTGGATCATCGTGCTGTCCGTCCTGCTCGGGCTGCTGTTGCTGGCCCTGCTGGCTTTCCTTCTCTGGAAG TGTGGAGTCTTTGGGAAAAAGAATAAAGAGGACCCAtcagaaaaagagagactgaCATCAAATGCATAA
- the LOC121615107 gene encoding integrin alpha-6-like isoform X1, with protein MADRITCRLWLAVFLLGCGRLSAFNLDSENVLRKSGDPGSLFGFSLAMHRQLDPVDKRMLLVGAPRAKALSGQKAKVTGGLYSCDMSSPDCSRVIFDDSEDTARESKENQWMGVSVSSQGPGGKIMTCAHRYQRRSNVNTPIESRDIIGRCYVLSQDLTINPSSSEDGGSWHFCESRPRGHEMFGSCQQGLSARFDKDFHYLIFGAPGAYNWKGVVRLEQKNDTFLEMGIYDDGPFEVGDESEKNPDLVPAPANSYLGFSLDSGKSLTKKGQLTVVAGAPRANLSGAVVLLKKGADTSNILLEEYTLEGEGLASSFGYDLAVLDLNKDGWQDIVVGAPQYFEKEGVIGGAVYVFVNKAGKWNKVMPTRIDGPQDSMFGLAVENLGDINQDGYHDFAVGAPYTDGGAGTVYIYHGSATGLSSKKAAQVLSGQPLGVRLFGYSLAGNMDLDRNSYPDLAVGSLSDAVFVYRARPVINIKKEIKFSPKEIDLTKKNCGNTFCLSVEACFTYTANPKSYSPSLTVAYTLEADSDRTKNGLIPRATFSEANEQSYESKGTITLNSKGQKQCVTRQLAIKENIKDKLRGIPIEVSVEIQDAKRKRRQSSTPQLPPVLDANEPMTTRSEVHFLKEGCGSDNVCQSNLQVKYRYGYRTTDEDTFTPLGLENGVPVISLSNQKDIALEVKVTNLNGDDAYEASVLASFPRSVTYSAFRVPPTERHVTCVANKNGSQADCEIGNPFKRDSETTFYIILGTSGISLNTTELEIDLQLETTSDQQKIAPVKAKAKVAIMLQLSVSGQAQPSQVYFTGEVKGEAAMKSESEIGSAITHQFRIINLGKRLTDFGTATLDIDWPKETEQGKWLLYLMKITSTGVDHIECSPKGEINPLNKEPSNSRTRRAADNTQGSEEGTILRSTDKRKSKTLSCDNGAKCVRIKCPLRGLDSNAVITLNSRLWNGTFIEDYSKLHHVEVIVRASLHVDSTTKNTVLQNAETQVRLTVFPERRAAQYGGVPWWIIVLSVLLGLLLLALLAFLLWKCGFFKRAKYEDKVPSYNAVRIKREERAVNPGNGNWENLEKKPWMTTWHDKEHYS; from the exons ATGGCGGACAGGATCACCTGCCGACTGTGGCTGGCCGTCTTTCTCCTGGGATGCGGACGACTGTCCGCTTTCAACCTGGACAGCGAGAACGTCCTGCGGAAGAGCGGGGATCCGGGCAGCCTGTTCGGCTTCTCTCTCGCCATGCACCGGCAGCTCGATCCGGTGGACAAGAGAAT GCTGCTGGTTGGTGCCCCGAGAGCAAAAGCCTTGAGTGGTCAAAAGGCTAAAGTGACAGGAGGACTGTACAGCTGTGACATGAGCTCACCTGATTGCTCCAGGGTTATTTTTGACGATAGCG AGGATACAGCCAGAGAAAGCAAAGAGAACCAGTGGATGGGAGTGTCAGTCAGCAGTCAGGGACCAGGAGGCAAGATTATG ACCTGCGCCCACCGCTACCAGCGCCGGAGCAATGTGAACACACCCATTGAATCCCGGGACATTATCGGCCGCTGCTACGTGCTGAGTCAGGACTTGACTATCAACCCGTCTTCAAGTGAGGATGGAGGCAGCTGGCATTTCTGCGAGAGCCGGCCCAGAGGCCACGAGATGTTTGGCTCCTGCCAGCAGGGCCTCTCTGCCAGGTTCGACAAGGACTTCCACTACCTCATCTTTGGGGCCCCGGGAGCTTACAACTGGAAAG GTGTGGTACGCTTGGAACAAAAGAACGACACCTTCTTAGAGATGGGCATCTATGACGATGGTCCTTTTGAGGTGGGAGATGAGAGCGAAAAGAACCCTGACCTGGTTCCTGCTCCTGCAAACAGCTACCTTG gctTCTCCCTGGACTCGGGGAAGAGTCTGACCAAGAAGGGCCAGCTGACAGTGGTGGCGGGAGCTCCGCGAGCGAACCTCAGCGGGGCGGTGGTGCTGCTTAAGAAGGGCGCGGACACTAGCAACATCCTGCTGGAAGAGTACACCCTGGAAGGGGAAGGGCTGGCCTCGTCTTTCGGCTACGATCTGGCCGTGCTGGATCTTAACAAGGACGG CTGGCAGGACATAGTGGTGGGGGCACCTCAGTACTTTGAGAAGGAAGGAGTAATTGGAGGAGCCGTCTACGTCTTCGTCAACAAAGCCGGAAAGTGGAACAAAGTCATGCCCACCAGAATCGATGGACCTCAGGACTCCATGTTTGGCCTGGCTGTGGAAAACTTGGGAGACATCAATCAGGATGGTTACCATG ATTTTGCTGTGGGGGCTCCTTATACGGATGGTGGTGCAGGGACTGTTTACATCTACCATGGATCAGCCACAGGTCTCAGCTCGAAGAAAGCTGCACAG GTTCTGTCCGGCCAGCCTTTAGGAGTCCGGCTTTTTGGCTACTCTTTGGCAGGCAACATGGACCTGGATAGGAACTCATACCCTGACCTGGCTGTGGGATCCCTCTCTGACGCCGTCTTTGTCTACAG AGCCCGTCCAGTTATCAACATCAAGAAGGAAATCAAGTTCTCACCGAAGGAAATCGACCTCACCAAAAAGAACTGTGGCAACACCTTCTG CTTGAGTGTTGAGGCATGCTTCACCTACACCGCCAACCCCAAGAGCTACTCTCCCAGTCTGA CGGTGGCGTACACCCTCGAGGCCGACAGTGACCGCACAAAGAACGGTCTTATCCCCAGGGCCACCTTCTCCGAGGCCAATGAGCAGAGCTACGAATCCAAAGGGACCATCACCTTGAACAGCAAAGGACAGAAACAGTGCGTTACACGTCAGCTCGCCATAAAG GAAAATATCAAAGACAAGCTGCGCGGGATCCCCATCGAAGTGTCAGTGGAGATCCAGGACGCCAAACGCAAGCGCAGACAGAGCTCAACTCCTCAGCTGCCACCCGTCCTGGACGCCAATGAGCCCATGACGACTCgatcagag GTGCATTTCCTGAAGGAAGGATGTGGCAGTGACAATGTTTGTCAGAGCAACTTGCAGGTGAAATATCGCTACGGCTACAGGACAACTGACGAAGACACATTCACTCCATTAGGACT GGAGAACGGCGTGCCGGTGATCTCGCTCAGCAACCAAAAGGACATCGCCCTGGAGGTCAAAGTAACCAATCTGAACGGAGATGATGCGTACGAAGCCTCTGTGCTCGCCTCCTTCCCACGCTCTGTTACCTACTCTGCGTTCCGCGTTCCACCAACT GAGCGGCATGTAACCTGTGTAGCCAATAAAAATGGTTCCCAGGCTGATTGTGAGATTGGAAACCCCTTCAAACGAGACTCAGAG ACGACCTTCTACATCATCCTGGGTACATCAGGCATCTCTCTCAACACTACTGAACTGGAGATTGATCTTCAGCTTGAGAC TACGAGCGACCAGCAGAAAATAGCCCCTGTTAAAGCGAAGGCAAAGGTGGCCATCATGTTGCAGCTGTCTGTATCAgg ACAAGCCCAGCCATCTCAGGTCTACTTCACaggagaggtcaaaggtgaggCGGCCATGAAGAGTGAGAGTGAAATTGGCAGCGCCATCACACACCAGTTCAGA ATCATCAATCTGGGAAAGCGCCTGACAGACTTCGGCACCGCCACCCTCGACATCGACTGGCCAAAGGAGACGGAGCAGGGGAAGTGGCTGCTCTACCTGATGAAGATCACCTCCACTGGAGTGGACCATATAGAGTGCTCTCCTAAAGGGGAGATCAACCCTCTTAACAAG GAACCAAGTAACTCCAGGACGAGAAGAGCAGCAGATAACACCCAGGGAAGTGAGGAGGGCACTATTTTACGTTCAACTGACAAAAGGAAATCTAAAACTCTG TCCTGTGACAACGGGGCAAAATGTGTGAGGATAAAGTGCCCCCTGCGGGGCCTGGACAGTAATGCAGTCATCACTCTCAACTCTCGCCTCTGGAACGGCACCTTCATAGAG GATTATTCCAAGTTACACCATGTGGAGGTGATAGTGAGGGCCTCTCTGCATGTTGATAgcacaacaaagaacacagtGCTGCAAAACGCTGAGACACAG GTGAGACTGACGGTGTTCCCAGAGAGGCGTGCAGCCCAGTATGGAGGAGTGCCATGGTGGATCATCGTGCTGTCCGTCCTGCTCGGGCTGCTGTTGCTGGCCCTGCTGGCTTTCCTTCTCTGGAAG TGTGGCTTTTTTAAGCGAGCCAAATATGAAGACAAGGTTCCCAGTTACAACGCTGTTCGGATCAAACGGGAGGAGAGAGCAGTGAACCCTGGGAATGGTAACTGGGAAAACCTGGAAAAGAAGCCCTGGATGACAACATGGCATGACAAAGAGCATTATTCTTAA